GACGCCCTTGTACTCGCGCAGCACCTGCCGCGCGACGGTGACCTTGTGCACCTCGGTCGGCCCGTCGGCGATGCCCATCACCGCGGCGCCCATCAGCATGCCCGCGAACGGCATCTCGTCCGAGACGCCGAGCGATCCGTGCAGGTGCATCGCGCGGTACACGACATCGTGCAGCACCTTCGGCATCGCGACCTTCACCGCGGCGATGTCCTTCCGCACCTTCTTGTAGTCCTTGTACTTGTCGATCAGCCACGCGGTCCGCAGCACGA
The window above is part of the Deltaproteobacteria bacterium genome. Proteins encoded here:
- a CDS encoding acyl-CoA dehydrogenase, encoding DLMCERALSRDVRGGKLADLQMTQEKIADSWIEIEQFRLLVLRTAWLIDKYKDYKKVRKDIAAVKVAMPKVLHDVVYRAMHLHGSLGVSDEMPFAGMLMGAAVMGIADGPTEVHKVTVARQVLREYKGVDGLFPSGHLPTRKAAARERFAHLLEAEVGNL